The DNA window ACATCGTGCAGGCGATAGACGCCGTGACCGGGCAGGTGTTTACCGGTCCAGAGGCTGGCGCGACTGGGCGTGCATATCGGGTTGTTGACATAGCACTGGTCGTAGCGCGTGCCTTCACTGGCGAGGCGGTCGAGGTTGGGGGTGTGTACGCCGCTTACACCGCAACAACCGAGCGAGTCCCAGCGCTGTTGATCGGTCAGGATGAGGAGGATGTTGTAGGGCATGATTGAATTTTTGATTTATCTATGTAACACCTGATTCTGTGCGCGCATTGTCGAGTGCACTGAAGCATTGTTCGGCGACGGGCCAGGGGTCGTAGTCGGGTTGTCTCCAGATTTGCGCGGTGACTTCGACGGTGATTGGGACGGTGATGCCTGCGGCTGCGACGGCTTTGAAGTAGGCGACGAGGTCGAAGTCGCCTTCGCCGGGCAGGAGATAGCGCACCTGTCCGTTGACGCGATGACCGTCTTTGATGTGGGTGGAGACGGTGTAAGGGGCGCACAGGTCAACGCTCGGCTGGAGGTCGATACCGTCAACGTAAAAGTGGCTCATGTCGAAATTTACTTTGACGTTGTCGTGATTGGTTTGCCGCATGAGCCAATCGACTTTTTGGGGTGTGTCGAGCGGGTGGCCCGCATGGGGTTCGGTTGCGAGGATGACGTTGTGTTTGGCTGCGCGGTCGCCCAATTCGAGGAGTTGATCGCAATAGGTGTGTTTGACTTCGTCCCAGGTGCCGTGCAGTCCGCCGAGTGTACTGACGATGATGCCGGGGGCATCGCCGAAGGCGAGGTCGCTGGCGAGGATACAGGCGGCGTCAAATTTTTCGAGGATGGCCGGGCGTTCATCTCCCTGTGTGCAGATGGGCATCAAGGCCATGGTGACAGGGGATTCAAAGCCGAGGTCCTGGATGGTTGTGGCGAGTGTTTCGCGGGAAGGAGTGTCGAGTTTGTGCGGGGCGGTGGGCCAGTCGTCCCCCGTGTTGATTTCGAGGGCTTCGTAACCTATATCTCGCAGGCGCGGGAGTGCGTCGAAGATGTTTTCCGTTTGCATTGCATAAGTGCCGTATCCGATTTTCACGATTTATCTCCTCAGTTGATAATTAACAATTCCATGCTAATGTGATATTGCGCGAAACACAACCGAATTTCCAATCAGTCGATGTTGCGTCGGTTTACGTGCTGGTCGTACATGGCCAACTGCTGTTCGTA is part of the Gemmatimonadota bacterium genome and encodes:
- a CDS encoding sugar phosphate isomerase/epimerase, which gives rise to MKIGYGTYAMQTENIFDALPRLRDIGYEALEINTGDDWPTAPHKLDTPSRETLATTIQDLGFESPVTMALMPICTQGDERPAILEKFDAACILASDLAFGDAPGIIVSTLGGLHGTWDEVKHTYCDQLLELGDRAAKHNVILATEPHAGHPLDTPQKVDWLMRQTNHDNVKVNFDMSHFYVDGIDLQPSVDLCAPYTVSTHIKDGHRVNGQVRYLLPGEGDFDLVAYFKAVAAAGITVPITVEVTAQIWRQPDYDPWPVAEQCFSALDNARTESGVT